Proteins from a genomic interval of Paenibacillus sp. FSL H8-0048:
- a CDS encoding sensor histidine kinase has translation MIKSLYTRVVLIFLVSVIGGTVISFNLAIWIYKDELNENLQVQLQRFAQDVVQIYDTFPLTEADKFVSSMKQLETYHVRIYDANGGVQSYGGPEGLKLETVTEAQVQQVLAGGIVQVNPTGISVSLLGVQLTTDTGKKALFVEPVGPPSADFVLKWLVNFVVYSLVSGSLIILVAAMFLVRPIKKLTNATRKIAAGDFNVKLNIKQKGELGALARSFEEMTHDLQQLEQMRRDFVSNVSHEVQSPLTSISGYALALKQMNIPESERNRYLDIIIGEAERMSKMSDSLLKLSLLESQSQQLRFTTFSLDEQLRRVIVALQPQWSARRINFDLELTAATLTADYDLLNQVWTNLLGNSIKFSGDGGVITVHTKQDNKSVTVRVSDTGIGIAPEDQKRIFERFFKADRSHSNKYNGSGMGLAIVKQIVLLHQGDIRVESELGAGTSFIVTLPLNTPAE, from the coding sequence ATGATCAAATCTCTCTATACCCGGGTGGTCCTGATCTTCCTGGTCTCCGTGATCGGGGGGACAGTGATCTCCTTCAATCTGGCGATTTGGATATATAAAGACGAATTGAATGAGAATCTGCAGGTTCAATTGCAGCGCTTCGCACAAGATGTCGTACAGATCTATGACACCTTCCCGCTGACGGAAGCCGACAAGTTCGTAAGCAGCATGAAGCAGCTTGAGACCTACCATGTGCGGATTTATGATGCGAACGGCGGGGTTCAGTCTTACGGCGGGCCAGAAGGACTGAAGCTGGAGACTGTGACTGAAGCGCAGGTGCAGCAGGTGCTGGCAGGCGGGATCGTGCAGGTCAATCCGACAGGCATCTCCGTCAGCCTGCTGGGAGTGCAATTAACTACGGATACGGGAAAAAAAGCATTGTTCGTAGAGCCTGTCGGTCCCCCGTCTGCCGACTTTGTGCTGAAATGGCTGGTGAATTTCGTGGTGTATTCGCTGGTCTCCGGGAGTCTAATAATCCTGGTAGCGGCCATGTTCCTGGTCCGGCCGATCAAGAAGCTGACCAACGCGACACGCAAGATCGCAGCCGGGGACTTCAACGTGAAGCTGAATATCAAGCAGAAGGGAGAGCTGGGTGCCCTCGCGCGCAGCTTCGAGGAGATGACACATGATCTGCAGCAGCTGGAGCAGATGCGCCGTGACTTCGTGTCGAATGTATCCCATGAGGTGCAGTCGCCGCTGACCTCCATCTCCGGCTATGCCCTGGCGCTGAAGCAGATGAACATCCCTGAGAGCGAGCGTAACCGCTATCTCGATATCATCATCGGGGAGGCCGAGCGGATGTCCAAGATGAGCGATAGCCTGCTCAAGCTGAGTCTGCTTGAATCGCAGTCCCAGCAGCTCCGGTTCACCACCTTCAGCCTGGATGAACAGCTCCGGCGCGTAATTGTTGCCCTTCAGCCGCAATGGTCCGCCCGCCGCATCAACTTCGATCTGGAGCTGACGGCTGCCACGCTGACGGCGGATTACGATCTGTTGAACCAGGTATGGACGAACCTGCTGGGCAACAGCATCAAGTTCTCCGGGGATGGGGGAGTAATAACTGTCCATACGAAGCAAGATAATAAAAGTGTGACCGTTCGTGTATCCGATACCGGCATCGGGATCGCCCCCGAGGACCAGAAGCGGATCTTCGAACGCTTCTTCAAGGCGGACCGCTCCCACAGCAACAAGTATAACGGCAGCGGGATGGGACTGGCGATCGTGAAGCAGATCGTGCTGCTTCACCAAGGAGATATCCGGGTTGAGAGTGAGCTTGGCGCAGGCACAAGCTTCATCGTGACCCTGCCGCTGAATACACCGGCAGAATAG